CTAACTTTTTTTACAATTCTCTCCACACAAGGAAAAGCGATGGAGACGCACTGGCATCTTTATGAAAAAGATTTTTTCTGGGATCTCCCGGTGGAGAAAGAAAAATTTCTGTCTCTATCGACCAAGAGATCATTAAAAAAGAACGAATTCGTTTTTTTCGAGGAAGATCCGGGCGAATCCTGCTTTTACCTTGAAAAGGGAACTGTCAAAATTTTTCGCGTGACCGCTTTAGGAAAAGAGCCTATTTTCTTTGTACGGAAAGCCGGCGAAATGTTTGGACTGGCGGAAGTTATCGACGCCAAAGAAAGAAAATGCAACGCCCAGGCACTGACCCCTTCTGTGTTGTATGAAATCAACAAAGAAAACTTCGAATTTCTGCTTTCCCGGTATCATTCACTCTCAAGAAAAGTCATAAAGGTTTTAGACCGGCGCCTGCGATATCTTGGCGAGCAAATCGAAAACCTGATGGTCTGTGATGTAGCCACAAGAATGTTAAAGCTTTTATTTTACTTGTGCTGTAACAGCTTGATTGACAGGGCTTCTTTGACTTTGAATAAACCGATAAAGGTTCCCATCAACCTTACCCAGGAACAAATGGCTTCCCTGACCGGTTCCTGCCAGCAGACCGTCAGCGAAACCCTCAAGGAGCTTCAGCAAAGCGGACTGATCCAAATTTCCAAGAAAGAAATTACCCTGCTGAATCCACTTCAAATAATCGATAAAATCAGTCAGTAACAAAACCCTTCACAAAACACAAAGGCAAATCACTTATAAGTCCCCCCTTGTTCATTGTGTAATATAGGGTCTATTCTCTAAAGGCGTCCGACTTGATGTTATATCGCCGCATGATCTGCTGGAGCGCCTGGCGCTCCAGCCCGCATGCCTTGGCGGCAAATGTCACATTGCCATTGTTTGCGGACAGCAGGCTGCCGATATAGCTGTAATTAAACTGTTTAAGGGCCTCTTCTTTTGCAGCTTTGTAGGGCAATTCTATAAAATGGTGCTCCAAAAAGTTCGAAATATGTGGTCCTATATCCGAAAAGCCGACATCATGGAGCCGTATTTCTTCCCCTTGGGAAAACAATATTCCACGGATGATGCTGTTTTCCATTTCCCGGACATTTCCGTCCCAGGTCTTGTTCATAAAAATTTCCATCAGTTCGGGAGATATATTTTTAAGCGGTTTGTTTAATTTTTCACAATGTTTTTTCAAAAGATAGCTTGCAATAAAGGGAATGTCTTCGCGATGCTCTTTAAGAGCAGGCACATGAATCGGCAACACGTTCAAGCGATAATAAAAGTCTTCCCTGAAAGTTGAATTTTTAATTTTCTCCTCCAGGTTCTGATTGGTTGAAGCAATAATGCGCACATCGATCTGAATCGACTTGGTGTCCCCCAAGGGCTTGATCTCTTTTTCCTGCAGCACCCGCAGCAATTTTGTCTGGATGGTGGGGCTGATGTCGCCGATTTCGTCCAGAAAAAGGGTGCCTTTATGCGCCTCCTGGAACAGTCCGATTTTATTCTGGCTGGCATGGGTAAATGCGCCTTTTTTGTACCCGAACAATTCACTTTCAAGAATGCTTTCCGGCACCGTCGGACAGTTGACCGCCACAAACCGCTGCTGCCGGCGGTCGCTTAAGTCATGAATGGCCCTTGCCACAAGTTCTTTGCCGGTACCTGAATCCCCTGTGACCAGTACGGTGTGCTCCGTTTTGGCAACCATCTCGATGGTTTCATACAGATGCTTCATCTTGTCGCTTTTCCCCACCAGGTCCTGAAACAGATGATCTTTATTGCACTCGTCCTGCAACCGCAGATTCTCCTTTAGCAAGCGGCTTCTTTCCAGTGCCTTTTCCAGGCGAAGTAGCAGCGCTTCATAATCAAACGGCTTGATAATAAAGTCGTACGCCCCTCTCTTCATGGCATCCACGGCGGTTTCGATGTCGCCGTAAGCCGTCATCATGACCACCGTCAGATCAGGTGTATTCCGTTTGATCAATTCCAGAAATTCCAACCCGTCCATTCCCGGCATCTTGATATCCGCCAGAACCATGTCATATGAATTCTGTGAAAACAGCCTCACGCCCATTTCGCCGGAAGTTGCGGTATCCGCCACACAGTTCAAATCCGGCTCAAGGCTCCGTTTCAGGAGCTGAAGCATATCGATCTCATCATCAACAACTAAAATGGCACTTTTCATGAATTATTCCCTTATTTCCGTTCATAAAACGGGGAGAACGACCGTAAATTGCGATCCCTTGCCGGGTTCACTTTCCACAAAAATATCGCCCCCGTGGCTTTTAATAATGCCGTAGCTGACCGAAAGCCCCAGGCCGGTTCCCTCACCGGTGGGTTTGGTGGTATAAAACGGATCAAAAATACTTGTATGGTGCTGCTTTTCGATGCCATAGCCCGTATCTTTTACCTTTATAAACACCCGGCCGGCATCGGCATCCAGCTCCGTTGACAGCGCGATGGTCCCCTGATGACCGACGGCATGCCTGGCGTTCATAATCAGATTCAGCAGAACCTGTTTTATTTTTTTTTCATCCAGCATCAGCTCCGGAATTTTTTTATCATAATCTCTGAGAATTTCAATATGGTCTGTATTGGAATGGTGTTGCACAAACCCTAATACATCTTCAATCGTTTTATTAATGATGGTTTTCTCTCTTCTGGGTTTTGAACTTTTAGCAAAATTGAGCAAATCCTTTACGATCGCCTTGCAGCTTTGAACATGCTTTTCGATGGTTTTCAGATCCTGATGCCGCTCCGATTCAATCGGCTCTTTTCGCAGAAGCAGCTGGGTATAGCCCAGGATGATGCCCAACGGATTATTGATTTCATGCGCGATCCCGGCCGACAGCTGCCCGATGGAAGCCAGCTTGTCGGCCTGGGCCAGCTGCTTTTCCATGGACCGCCGCTCCTCGATATCCTTTACTAGAAAGAGGACGGTATCTTCATCCTGACTCAGCCCCTTATCAAAGCTCCCGCTGATAAGCGCACGGATGTTCGCTCCATCGCGGACTTTGAAATCGGTTTCAAAATTTAAAACAAATCCGCGCTGGTTGATTTTTTGCTGAATGGCGTTCCAGTCCTCCTCTTTAGAAAAAAACTGCTGAAACAAACAGCCTGTAATCGACCGGTCCGCCGCGTCAATCCCCAACATCGCATGCCCGGCCGGATTCAGATCGACAACTTTGCCGTCCTTTTTCGCCACCAGAATCATGTCTCTTGAAACCTCAAAAATACGGCGATACTTGTGTTCGGAAAGCGTTAAGGCTTGGGTACGCTTGGCAACCAACTGTTCAAGATTCTGGTTCAGGTATAAAAGCTCCTTGTGCATGGCTTGCAGTTTCTGCTTGTCTTTTAATATCTGCTGATAAAGCTTCCAGATTCTCTCAAAAAAGAGCGTAACCGATGCTACAAACACAAACATAAATGTATTAATAGCGCCGCTGAAAGGTCGGATAGAAAGCCATAGGGTTTCATGAGCGGACATTAAAAGTAGCTGCTTCAGGATATGCCCGGCGGATCGAGATACAGAAAACGCGGCAAGCCCATAGCATACCCATAACAGATAGGTCCAGATGACATTGTCCAGATCATACTGTTTAAGTTTACGAACCAGCCGTAGGCACAGAAACGAAAAGGCGACCATAAGGACTGAGCCGGCAATATCAACAATCCATAAAGGGAAAGTGGGAAAGATCATGGCTGCGTATTCTCTGAAATATTTTGACCCGCTTCTTCTGAAAGGCGCCGCAAACCGAAATAAAGAAAGAGCATGCCCGGCACGCAAAGCAAATGATCCAGCTTGGTGAAATAATAGAGTACGTTAAGGCTACGGTGACCAGTGATGACATTTATCTGCATTTGCCATAAATTGATTCTTTTCACCTGGATAATATTGAACTGCTCATCTAATAAATGGACTACAAAGGTGTCGATGTTCCACAGGATAAAAAACAAGGCCGCATATTGGATGAATCGCCATCCGGCTTCCCTAACGAGATTTCTTTTTCTTTGCCAGTAGATCAAGAACCCCATGGAAAATGCGAAAATAAGATGCGCCATCTGGTGGGCATAGATACCCTCAGGCGCGCCATGAGCCTGGGTTGCCAGGGCCAGATCTGGGTTAATAAGTCTCTCCGTAATCAAAAAGACCAAAAAAATAATAAATAACTGAAAATTATTTCTCATGGGTCCAGTTCAAAAGTTCCAATGTGTTTTTTACTTGCACTTCCACCTGTAAAACAGGTTAGCAAGCCATGTGCCACAAAACAGTTGTCGCGTGGGCACCCGAAACCAAAACACAACAAACACCTATTTAATTCAGCAGGTTGTAAAACACGCTGTTCTATAGAAAAAAACAGCTTGGAACCTGATTCCCGGCGTGAACGCTTATTGCCAAGTGCAATAAAAACATTTCACTTCTCGTCAATCCGGTTCTATGCCCCCGGAATTAAACAATTTAAGGTTATGACATAAAAGTTGTCCATTGCAATAGAAAAGTTGCACATGAAAGGACTTTTTTGCATCCATATAGCGATGGCGCCGTAACAAGGGCTTCCATTTATGGATATATCTATCTAAAAACATTATTGATATTGTTTTTTCCGGTGAAGGAAGCGTGTTTCCTGACAACCTGCTTTTGCTGGTATGAATATTGCTATGCATTTGTATTATCCATTCACGGGGGCCCGTAGCGATAAAAAAGTATACATGAAATTTATAGGTAGGGAGAAATAATCGACGTCGGAAAGGGGGGATACGAGGATATCTGGCAAATGAATTATGGGGGGCAAAAAGCACATTTCAAAAAGACCTATTTAAAATCTGCGCGCAAAAGGAGGCAACAAGAATGACCAAAAAATACTTAGTTGGCATCATTTTTATTATTACATGTATTTTATCGATTGGAATGATTCAACCTTCGTCACAGGCAATAGCCGCTGGGATGGAAGCCAAAATTTCGGCTGCCGAGCTCAAAGTGGGAGAAACCATAACGGTGGAAGGACAGATCCCGGCCGGGCAAGACCTGTTCATCACGATTGCAGCCCAAACAACATTTAAGCCCGAAGATGCGTTGGGACCAAAGGAACGAAAAAGGTTAAGCAACAGAGACAATGTCGCCAAGGACAAAAAAACCAAAAAAGCGATTATTGACCCGGCGACCGGAAAGAAAAAATTGAAATGGAAGGCTGACACAACGATTCCCTATTTGTATTATATGGTTACGAATAATCCTGAGCCATTTGGAAAGGTTAAGGACAAGAAATATGGCGGCGCTTTCTTCTGGAAAAGCCTCTATAAAACAAAAATGTTTAAATTAAACAAATGGAAACAGCTGCCTGACCCGATCAAGGCTGTTCTGGGGCCTATTAAAACGGAAGAACAATGGAATTTTATGACCTATGCCCACGAAAATAAATTTGGCATCAATACCATTGCCAAGGAAGGGACCCTGAAAGGGAAGATCGTTATATTTTCCCGCTCTGTGGTAACGGATTACGCCCAAGCACCCTATTACTGGAATAAGGGAACTTCTGTTTCCCTTGATAAAGCGACGGGTAAATTCAAGGCTATCTTCAAGACCTTTCGTCATACCGCCCCCAACACTAAATTTAATGTGTTTGTAAACGGCCAACAAACAGGCACCTATACGTTAACGCCCAAAGGCTACTGGCTGACACTTGGCTGGCGCTACATGAACCCGTTTTGGATCCTTTTCGGGGCACTCGTAGTCGGGACCTGGTTCGCACTGATGGGCGGCGGCGGCGGTATGCTCATGTCGGCCTATCAGGTGATGGTAATCCATACAGCAGGACCCATGGGGATCAATGCGGCCAACACCCTGAAGCCATCAAATACGCCCCTGACGCTTTTTTCGGCCATTGGCGGTATGTATCAATATGCGATTAAAGACAGAAGGGTGGCCTGGCCACTGGCGCTCAGCTTTGGCGTCGGCATCTTTATCGGCGCTTTCTATCTGGGGCCCAACTTCTCGGCCAAATACCTGCCGATGAGCACCTATAAGCACTGGCTGGGTATCCTTACCCTGATCATGGGCGTCCGGCTGCTTTATGAGCTTACCCCCGCCGTGATGGAAAAGCGCAAGTCAATCAAGGCCATTGTCGCCAAATTTAATGAAGAGGTAAAACAGGCCAGGGAAGAAGGAAGATCGGCCCAAATGGGAAGGATCGAGACAATTAAAGGTGGACTCGGCTCAATATTTTCGACGTACGAATTTAAGTTCTGGGGCGAGTCGTTTTCCATTCGCCCCTGGGTCTTTGGCCTGATCGGGATATTTGTCGGTGTCGTGGCGTCCTCTTTCGGTATCGGCGGCGGATTTTTACTTGTTCCCATTATGACGACACTGGCGGCCCTGCCAATGTATATGGCGGTTCCGGCATCTTTAGTCGGAACCATGTTCAGCTCGATCTGTTCGATTGCCGGATATATAATATTAGGTTATTACCCCGACCTGACAATTGCGACTTGTATTGTTGTCGGTGCCTTGGTTGGCGGTGTCATCGGATCCAGGCTTCAGGGGTTCTTTACCGAAAAGCAGCTTAAGTGGGCTCTGGCTATCCTGATGTTCTTTCTATTTTTCAGGTTTACCGGAACGGAAATCTGGATTTAAATATGAGCTGTTTCGATACCGTCTTGAATTTTGTTGATGAACTATGGGAGAAGACAGATGTGGTTTTCCTGTTGGCAGCAAAGCTCCTGGGGATGTTATTCTATCCTTTAATCCTGATGGGGCCGACCGTGGCCATCACCGGAATTTTGCTCTTAACGATCCTCTTTTCCCGCTGGCTTTCCGCACGTACCGAACCGGAACGTTTGAAAAAGCTTCAATCGGAGTTTGAACACTGGCTGGGCGTGCGGAAAGCCGCCCTCAAAGTTGAGATGCTTGAAGATCAAGGAAAGGGGCTTGCCAAGGCCGTTGACAAGAGCTATCTGGATGATATCTATATTAAAATGTACATTGAATCAACCTGCTGGAACGGGCTGACCAAGTATGTTCCCATTCTCGTAATGCTGCTCTGGATAACCCACCGGTTTGACACCCCTAATTTACTATCTCAGTATGGTAAGGACTATGTGCTTAAACTGCCGTTTACATTAGGTGCCGCCGGAAATACACTGGGTGCTTTTGGATGGTCTTTGACCTCGCTGGCTTTATGCTATCTGGGCCTATGGATACTGGGTAAGGACTATTTGAAAAACATGATGAAGAGGAGCAACGCCAAGAACGGGCTACAAATAAATCAGGAGCGGTAATGGGGGAATAGTTGCGATGCATTGGCGGAGGGAAGGCAATCCCTCCACCTTGGTTTTTAAGACACCTCGACGTCTAAAGAGGGAGCCGTTATATTTGGTTGAAACAATCCTTTTTCTGAGGTGCCATGCAAAGGGAAATCGCCATAATGGAATCGTACACATTATAGCAAAGCATTTTGCACCATAACGGAGAAATCCGTTCGCGGCGGATCGCAGGGTATCCTTCAAGCCACACGGCAAAGAACAGGATTTGTCCAAACACAGTGTAAAGATTTGATTTGGAAAAAACGGAAGTGGAGGCATTTAATGGAAAAAGAAGTTTACAGTTTATGTTTTATGTGTTCAAGCCGATGTCCCATCAAGGTTCTGGTCAAAGACGGCCAGGTCAAGTGGATTGAAGGCAGCCCCCATGTGGCGGGGATGGAAGGGAGCCTGTGCCCGCGCGGCGCCGCCGGCATTGCGCTGCTTTACGACTCGCAACGGGTGCAGTCCCCTTTGATTCGCGACGGCGAACGCGGTTCCGGCAAATGGCGCAAGGCCGGCTGGGATGAAGCCTTGGATTATGTGGCTGAAAAGCTGAAAGCCGTCATCGATCAGTACGGTGGACACAGTGTTGCGCTGGGAGAGCGGGCGCAGCTTGCCACCCCTGTCAGCAAAACGTTTATGAAAGCGATTCAATCTCCCAATCACTTTACCCATGAATCGGTCTGTAAAGGCTCGTTGAATACAGCCAGTCGCAGCCTTTTCGGCGTTTCCGACGCTCAAATCGGCATTGATTATAAAAACACAAAGCATATTATTTTGTATGGCCGCAATATTTTTGAGACCATCGAAGTGAAGGGCGTAAACGGTCTTATGGATGCCGTGGAGCGCGGCGCCAAAATCACCTACATTGACCCCCGGGTAACCGTAACGGCCACAAAAGCGCACCGGTACTGGAGAATCCGTCCGGGCGCCGATCTGGCTCTGAACTATGCCCTGATTCATGTTATTCTTAAAGAAAGATTATATGATGCCGAATACGTAGACCGTTGGGTTTTGGGTCTTGCCGAGCTGCAGGACTTTGTCCGTTCCTTTACTCCGGAATGGGCTGAAAAGGAAACCGGCATCCCCTCCGCGGAGATCGTATCCCTATCCCGGGAAGTCAGCCGGGACAAACCCGCGGTCATTTTCCATTTTGGCTGGCGCGCTTCCTCCCACCTCAATGAAACCTATATGCGGCGTTCGATCCTGATTCTAAACGCATTGATGGGCAGCGTCGAGGCCGCGGGGGGGCTTTTTTTCAAAAAGGGCCCGGGCGAGGTCGGCGCAAAACCTGCGCGCGCGCTCACCGCTCAGGAATTCCCCAGGGTAGATCTTCCCCGCTTTGATCAGGTGGGCACGCCAAAATTTCCGCTGCCTGATCCCGGCCATGGAGTGGCCCAGATGCTCCCATCCGCCATCCTGAACGAAGATCCTTACCCTCTCAAGGGTCTTATCGCCTTCCGCTATGACCCGCTCTTTTCCATTCCCGACATCCGTACGACTAAAAAGGCGTTCGACAAGTTGGACCTTATCGTGACCATCGACATTAATTACAGTGAAACGGCGTGGTATTCCGATGTCATTTTGCCGGAGTCCACTTATCTGGAGCGGCTCGACTGCATCCAGCAGGCCAACGGTCTTAAACCGCAGATGTTCCTTCGGCAACCGGCGGTCACGCCACGGCATAATACCCGCGAGGGCGCCGTCATTCTCAAAGAGATTGCTGAACGCATCGGGACAGGCGCATATTTTCCCTACGAAACAATGGAAGAGCTGGTGCGCTGGCAGCTTGAAGGAACCGGTTTTTCCCTGGAAGACTTTGCGGCCAAGGGCTTTGTGACCTATACGGATCGACCGATTTTTTGGGATCGGAAAGACGGCATCAAATTCAAGACGCCATCCGGAAAAATAGAATTCGCCTCCTCTCTTTTGGAAAACGCGGGATTCGAATCCTTTCCTGAATGCGAACCCGTCGCCCCGCCGCCGGAAAATCAATTCCGCTTGACAATCGGCCGGTGTGCGCTTCATACCCATATCTCAACCCAGAACAATCCGTATTTAAATGAAAGAGTCTCTGAGAATGTTCTCTGGATCAACACAGAGCGGGCGGCAGCGCTCGGCATCAAAAATAAAGATCTTGTGGAAATATCCTCCAATTGCGGCTCCGGCAAAATCAAGGCCTATGTAACCGATCTGATCCACCCGGAGGCCGTCTTTATGCTGCATGGCTTTGGGCACCAGGCTGCGCTGGCCGCCCGTTCCTTCGACAAAGGCCTCGCCGACGGCATCCTGCAGGAAAATGTCACGGATATGGTGGGGGGCAGTCCGGCGCTGCAACATTCATTTGTGTCAGTAAAACGAGTCTGATCCGAATTCCTTTTTCCAAAGATGGAGGAGAAATGAGCAAATATTATCTGTTCCAAGACCGAAAGCGCTGCATCGGTTGTTATAGCTGTACCATCGCTTGCAAAAGCAACAAGAATCTCTTAACGGGTCCAAAACCCGTCGACATCATCCCGATCGGGCCCACCTTTATTGATGGAACCCCGCGGGCGGCCTTCGTCCTCATGCCCTGTTTTCATTGTGAAGACCCCTGGTGTGTCGCAGTCTGTCCCACCGGCGCTGTGCAAAAGCGGACAAAGGACGGCATCGTTTTTGTAGATCATGCCCTTTGCATCGGCTGCAAGAGCTGTATGTCGGCCTGTCCCTGGGGCGCCCCCCAGTGGAATCCCGAAACCGGCAAGGTTGTCAAGTGCGACTACTGTAAGGACCGTCTGGATGCGGGCCTGAAACCGGCCTGCGCTACCATCTGCACGACCCATTGCCTGCAGTTCGGAGAAGCCAATGAAACGCCCGATGTCAGAAGAGAACGATATGCCAGGGAGATGGTTGGTCTGTGATGTATCGATCCTGCCCGGTTAACCAAAACACACAAAGAATATCAGCGCTGCTTGCTCAAGAACAGGTCGCCCATTCAGCCTGCCGGCATAGCCTCGAGTTATTGCTGAGCCTTCTCGGAGATATTTCCGCCGGCCGGGGCGAACCCGATCATATCCCTTCCATAGAAGCCATCGCCCGTGATCTGCAGAGTGCGCGCCATCCGAAAGAATGCATCGAGATCGGTGGAATGCTGATGTCGGATCTCGCTAGTTTCTATGAAGTCTTCAAAAGTCATATTGAAACCTTTTATTGTCCTACGGGAGAATGCACCACGCTTTCGGCAGCGCCCTGTCAGTTGGCATGCCCTGCCAGCGTGGATGTACCCAGCTACGTTGCGCTCGTGGGAATGGGACGGTATCAGGATGCCTTGGAAATTCTCAGAGAAGATCTCTCACTTCCCGGCATACTGGGGCGAATCTGCGTCCATCCTTGCGAGCGAGCCTGCCGGCGCGGCAAAGTGGACACAGCCATTGCGATCTGCCGGCTTAAATGGGTTGCCGTCGACAAAGCGTACGAAGAGAAAATGGAACTCCCATCCCCGCCCCCGAACCGGTTTAAAGAAAAGGTGGCCATTATTGGAAGCGGTCCGGCCGGCCTTTCAACCGGTTATTTCCTGGCAAAAATGGGCTACAAACCGACTGTTTTTGAATCCATGCCCGAACCGGGGGGCATGCTCAGATGGGGCATCCCCGCATACCGGTTGCCGCGGCAGATCTTGAAAAAAGAGATCGATTATATTAAAGCCCTGGGCGTTAAAATTGAGACCGGGGTCCATTTCGGTAAAAAAAACACGCTGGCGAGCTTAAAGCGTAACGGGTTTAAGGCTGTTTTTCTGGGGATCGGCACATGGCGCGCACTGGCCCTTCCGGTCCAAGGCGCCCAGAACAACCCCAACGTGATAGATTCTCTGACTTTTTTGCGCCAGGGCTCGACGAATGCGCCGCTGACCGGAAAACGCGTAATTGTCGTGGGGGGCGGAAACGTAGCGGTAGACTGCGCGCGGACAGCTCTCCGGTTGGATGCCGAGGAGGTCAATCTTATCTATCGGAGATCAAAAAATGAAATGCCTGCACGGGTTGAGGAGGTCAAAGCCGCTGAAGAAGAGGGCGCCATCCTTTCTTATCTTTCCCTGCCTGTTCAAGTGCATGGCGAGAACGCAAAGATAACCGGGCTTGAATGCCTTCGCAACAAATTGAGCGAACCGGATGCCACCGGCCGCAGGCGACCTGTTCCCATCGATGGAACGGAACATTTTATTCCGGCCGACATTATCATCAGCGCCCTTGGCCAAAGAGTGGACCGGACCTCCCTGGAATCAGTCAAGGCCTTAGAACTTTCCAGGGAAGATCTCATCAGGGTGAATCCGGCCACGATGGAAACTTCGATTCCGGGTGTGTTTGCCGGCGGAGATGCCGTAACGGGACCTGCGACGGTTATTGAAGCGGTGGCCTCCGGCAAGAAAGCCGCTCAATCCATCCACCATTATTTGCAGGGATTACCCTATTCGGATATTGACCCATTGCCGGTCCGGCGCAAAAAGATCCCGGTTATTTCGATGTCGGCAGTGGAAAAATCCTTGTCGTCGCGCCCGGTCATGCCGGTGCGAGCCTTTAAAAACAAACCGGCGGATTTTAAGGAAGTGGCGCTTGAGCTCTCCGCGCAAAACGCTTCGCAGGAAGCCAAAAGGTGCTTGCGATGCGACCTCTGTATCAGTTGCGGCCGTTGTGTCGAAGTCTGTAGAGACGAGATGGGCGTTGATGCGCTTCACCTTTCTTATGTTAATCAGAATGGAACGGCCGACACCGATTTTCTGCGCCCGTCCCAGCGCTGTGTCGGATGCGGCGCCTGTGCCATAAACTGTCCAACAAACGCCATAAGAATTGAAGAAAAAGACGGCGAGAGCAAAATCATCATGTGTGGGGCGGAAATAAGCCGTCACCCGCTCGTTGCCTGCGCCGCATGCGGGATTCTTTTTATTTCGAAAAATCACCTTGATTACATTCGTCAGAAAACCGATGCTCAGGCCAAAATAAAGGATCCCCAAAATTTATGCCAAACCTGTGCAAGAAAAATTCGGGCAGAAAATTTTTTAAAATAACAGGATCATATAATTTTTTTTTGTCCCCGGGAGAAACCTGAACGTGCTAGCCATTTTTTGCGCATATCCCGGCAATGGGCGCACAACCTGTCCGAGAAAGGAAAATCAAACCATGAAAAGGGAAAAAGTTCAAAAAATCGTCGGCAACCATCGCCACGAGAAAGCCGCCTTACTGGCTATTCTGCACGAAATTCAGGAAGATGAAAAACAAATTGACATGGAATCCATTCAGTATCTTTCCGAACTGATGAAAGTTCCTGCCGCCCATATTTACGGCATCGTCACGTTCTATTCCGCTTTTACAACCGGTAAAAAGGGGGAAACAGAAATAAAAATGTGCGACGGCATTTCGTGTCATCTCAACGGGGCCGATGAAGTGACAGCGGCGCTGAAATCCCGGTTGCATATTAAAACAGGTGAAACCACGCAAGATGGAAAATATAGCCTGGAAAATGTGCACTGTTTAGGCCTCTGCTGCATTGGTCCGAATGCAACGTTTAATCACAAAACGTATTGCAATCTGAACAAAGAAAAAATCATCGACATCCTTCAGGTTGACATAAGGAAATGAAATGAAAATTACCAGTATCTGGGACTTGAACAGGTTAAAAGAGACCGGTGCACGGTCCTTGTCGCCCAAACAGCCAAAGCTAAGTATCAGCATGTCCACCTGCGGTTTAGCCCTGGGGGCTGATGAAATATTTCAAGACCTAACCGCCATGAAAGTAAAAGAAGGTTTAAAAATTTTACTTGGCCAAACCGGCTGCAGCGGCTTTTGTAATTTAGAACCGCTGGGAATTCTCAGGCTTCCCGGCAAGCCGGCGCTGATCTACACCCAAATGACCGTCA
The Desulfobacterales bacterium DNA segment above includes these coding regions:
- a CDS encoding Crp/Fnr family transcriptional regulator, which gives rise to METHWHLYEKDFFWDLPVEKEKFLSLSTKRSLKKNEFVFFEEDPGESCFYLEKGTVKIFRVTALGKEPIFFVRKAGEMFGLAEVIDAKERKCNAQALTPSVLYEINKENFEFLLSRYHSLSRKVIKVLDRRLRYLGEQIENLMVCDVATRMLKLLFYLCCNSLIDRASLTLNKPIKVPINLTQEQMASLTGSCQQTVSETLKELQQSGLIQISKKEITLLNPLQIIDKISQ
- a CDS encoding sigma-54 dependent transcriptional regulator, encoding MKSAILVVDDEIDMLQLLKRSLEPDLNCVADTATSGEMGVRLFSQNSYDMVLADIKMPGMDGLEFLELIKRNTPDLTVVMMTAYGDIETAVDAMKRGAYDFIIKPFDYEALLLRLEKALERSRLLKENLRLQDECNKDHLFQDLVGKSDKMKHLYETIEMVAKTEHTVLVTGDSGTGKELVARAIHDLSDRRQQRFVAVNCPTVPESILESELFGYKKGAFTHASQNKIGLFQEAHKGTLFLDEIGDISPTIQTKLLRVLQEKEIKPLGDTKSIQIDVRIIASTNQNLEEKIKNSTFREDFYYRLNVLPIHVPALKEHREDIPFIASYLLKKHCEKLNKPLKNISPELMEIFMNKTWDGNVREMENSIIRGILFSQGEEIRLHDVGFSDIGPHISNFLEHHFIELPYKAAKEEALKQFNYSYIGSLLSANNGNVTFAAKACGLERQALQQIMRRYNIKSDAFRE
- a CDS encoding ATP-binding protein, whose amino-acid sequence is MIFPTFPLWIVDIAGSVLMVAFSFLCLRLVRKLKQYDLDNVIWTYLLWVCYGLAAFSVSRSAGHILKQLLLMSAHETLWLSIRPFSGAINTFMFVFVASVTLFFERIWKLYQQILKDKQKLQAMHKELLYLNQNLEQLVAKRTQALTLSEHKYRRIFEVSRDMILVAKKDGKVVDLNPAGHAMLGIDAADRSITGCLFQQFFSKEEDWNAIQQKINQRGFVLNFETDFKVRDGANIRALISGSFDKGLSQDEDTVLFLVKDIEERRSMEKQLAQADKLASIGQLSAGIAHEINNPLGIILGYTQLLLRKEPIESERHQDLKTIEKHVQSCKAIVKDLLNFAKSSKPRREKTIINKTIEDVLGFVQHHSNTDHIEILRDYDKKIPELMLDEKKIKQVLLNLIMNARHAVGHQGTIALSTELDADAGRVFIKVKDTGYGIEKQHHTSIFDPFYTTKPTGEGTGLGLSVSYGIIKSHGGDIFVESEPGKGSQFTVVLPVL
- a CDS encoding sulfite exporter TauE/SafE family protein, with product MTKKYLVGIIFIITCILSIGMIQPSSQAIAAGMEAKISAAELKVGETITVEGQIPAGQDLFITIAAQTTFKPEDALGPKERKRLSNRDNVAKDKKTKKAIIDPATGKKKLKWKADTTIPYLYYMVTNNPEPFGKVKDKKYGGAFFWKSLYKTKMFKLNKWKQLPDPIKAVLGPIKTEEQWNFMTYAHENKFGINTIAKEGTLKGKIVIFSRSVVTDYAQAPYYWNKGTSVSLDKATGKFKAIFKTFRHTAPNTKFNVFVNGQQTGTYTLTPKGYWLTLGWRYMNPFWILFGALVVGTWFALMGGGGGMLMSAYQVMVIHTAGPMGINAANTLKPSNTPLTLFSAIGGMYQYAIKDRRVAWPLALSFGVGIFIGAFYLGPNFSAKYLPMSTYKHWLGILTLIMGVRLLYELTPAVMEKRKSIKAIVAKFNEEVKQAREEGRSAQMGRIETIKGGLGSIFSTYEFKFWGESFSIRPWVFGLIGIFVGVVASSFGIGGGFLLVPIMTTLAALPMYMAVPASLVGTMFSSICSIAGYIILGYYPDLTIATCIVVGALVGGVIGSRLQGFFTEKQLKWALAILMFFLFFRFTGTEIWI
- a CDS encoding molybdopterin-dependent oxidoreductase; the encoded protein is MEKEVYSLCFMCSSRCPIKVLVKDGQVKWIEGSPHVAGMEGSLCPRGAAGIALLYDSQRVQSPLIRDGERGSGKWRKAGWDEALDYVAEKLKAVIDQYGGHSVALGERAQLATPVSKTFMKAIQSPNHFTHESVCKGSLNTASRSLFGVSDAQIGIDYKNTKHIILYGRNIFETIEVKGVNGLMDAVERGAKITYIDPRVTVTATKAHRYWRIRPGADLALNYALIHVILKERLYDAEYVDRWVLGLAELQDFVRSFTPEWAEKETGIPSAEIVSLSREVSRDKPAVIFHFGWRASSHLNETYMRRSILILNALMGSVEAAGGLFFKKGPGEVGAKPARALTAQEFPRVDLPRFDQVGTPKFPLPDPGHGVAQMLPSAILNEDPYPLKGLIAFRYDPLFSIPDIRTTKKAFDKLDLIVTIDINYSETAWYSDVILPESTYLERLDCIQQANGLKPQMFLRQPAVTPRHNTREGAVILKEIAERIGTGAYFPYETMEELVRWQLEGTGFSLEDFAAKGFVTYTDRPIFWDRKDGIKFKTPSGKIEFASSLLENAGFESFPECEPVAPPPENQFRLTIGRCALHTHISTQNNPYLNERVSENVLWINTERAAALGIKNKDLVEISSNCGSGKIKAYVTDLIHPEAVFMLHGFGHQAALAARSFDKGLADGILQENVTDMVGGSPALQHSFVSVKRV